One genomic region from Chionomys nivalis chromosome 17, mChiNiv1.1, whole genome shotgun sequence encodes:
- the LOC130888571 gene encoding transmembrane protein 276 isoform X5, which translates to MVSKSRSEWSTVLSHLVLAAVSLHAAVSSVQSSRGAAAGFLLQTFAAITMLAPGLSTHEDCLAGAWVATVVGLPLLAFDFHWVNGDRSSANLLLGGGMVLAVAGDHLGPEGCSVAGQAVLLVVAVTILIVAVFTANTYGMWGGAMLGVAGLLSRLEVDRLLLLPKEDVCRWALAAGSWAYCRALHTQRLQWE; encoded by the exons ATGGTCTCCAAATCCAGGAGCGAGTGGAGTACCGTCCTGTCCCACCTGGTGCTGGCAGCAGTGTCTCTGCACGCAGCGGTGAGCTCTGTACAG TCCAGTCGAGGAGCTGCTGCTGGCTTCCTGCTGCAGACCTTCGCTGCCATCACAATGTTGGCCCCGGGGCTGAGCACACATGAAGACTGTCTCGCTGGAGCTTGGGTTGCCACAGTCGTTGGTCTGCCTCTCCTGGCCTTCGATTTTCACTGGGTGAATGGGGACCGCTCCTCTGCCAATCTGCTTCTGGGAGGAGGCATGGTGTTGGCAGTGGCTGGTGACCACCTTGGACCTGAAGGGTGCTCTGTGGCTGGGCAGGCGGTACTGCTGGTGGTGGCAGTGACCATCCTTATTGTAGCTGTTTTCACCGCCAACACTTACGGGATGTGGGGGGGTGCCATGCTGGGCGTGGCAGGTCTCCTGAGCCGTCTGGAAGTGGACAGGCTGCTGTTGCTGCCAAAGGAGGATGTCTGTCGTTGGGCCCTGGCTGCAGGCAGTTGGGCCTATTGCCGGGCCCTGCACACACAGCGTCTGCAGTGGGAGTGA
- the LOC130888571 gene encoding transmembrane protein 276 isoform X6 yields the protein MLAPGLSTHEDCLAGAWVATVVGLPLLAFDFHWVNGDRSSANLLLGGGMVLAVAGDHLGPEGCSVAGQAVLLVVAVTILIVAVFTANTYGMWGGAMLGVAGLLSRLEVDRLLLLPKEDVCRWALAAGSWAYCRALHTQRLQWE from the coding sequence ATGTTGGCCCCGGGGCTGAGCACACATGAAGACTGTCTCGCTGGAGCTTGGGTTGCCACAGTCGTTGGTCTGCCTCTCCTGGCCTTCGATTTTCACTGGGTGAATGGGGACCGCTCCTCTGCCAATCTGCTTCTGGGAGGAGGCATGGTGTTGGCAGTGGCTGGTGACCACCTTGGACCTGAAGGGTGCTCTGTGGCTGGGCAGGCGGTACTGCTGGTGGTGGCAGTGACCATCCTTATTGTAGCTGTTTTCACCGCCAACACTTACGGGATGTGGGGGGGTGCCATGCTGGGCGTGGCAGGTCTCCTGAGCCGTCTGGAAGTGGACAGGCTGCTGTTGCTGCCAAAGGAGGATGTCTGTCGTTGGGCCCTGGCTGCAGGCAGTTGGGCCTATTGCCGGGCCCTGCACACACAGCGTCTGCAGTGGGAGTGA